Proteins encoded in a region of the Massilia sp. UMI-21 genome:
- a CDS encoding rhamnogalacturonan acetylesterase, whose protein sequence is MTPTLKRSLCALAAAGLLAGCASQPQAGQALRFAFGGAAPGGYTPVSPDTTYDAARGYGFEPGAPRGSYFSVDLPEGNYRVTVTLGDDAGPGTTTIKSELRRLMLENVQTAPGQKLERSFIVNVRTPRIPAAAGVAAGEVKLNVPRETVAEAWAWDGRLTLEFSGSRPAVRSVEIAKVEVPTLFLLGDSTVSDQPGEPYNSWGQMLPRFFKPAVAVANYAQSGETYRDSLAKRRIDKILTQMKPGDTLLMQYGHNDQKQIAAGKGGPFTTYKAEIKTHVEMVRARGGLPVIVSSMERRRFDDAGRVVPTLSDYAEAARQSARELGVPFIDLHAMSQTMYAALGVEGSKAAFALPAPKPLDNTHHNNYGSYELAKAVVLGMRRAGLPVASQVVDDFAFDPAHPDPVAQFAVPPSPGRTQERPLGDEDRRDPRAAK, encoded by the coding sequence ATGACACCAACGCTCAAGCGCTCCCTGTGCGCCCTCGCCGCCGCCGGCCTGCTGGCGGGCTGCGCCTCCCAGCCGCAAGCCGGGCAGGCCCTGCGCTTCGCCTTCGGCGGCGCGGCGCCGGGCGGCTACACGCCGGTGTCCCCGGACACGACCTATGACGCCGCGCGGGGCTACGGCTTCGAGCCGGGCGCGCCCCGGGGCAGCTATTTTTCGGTCGACCTCCCCGAGGGGAACTACCGCGTCACGGTTACCCTGGGCGACGATGCGGGGCCGGGCACCACGACCATCAAATCCGAACTGCGCCGCCTGATGCTGGAGAACGTGCAGACCGCGCCGGGACAGAAACTGGAGCGCAGCTTCATCGTCAATGTGCGCACGCCGCGGATCCCGGCAGCGGCCGGCGTCGCCGCGGGCGAAGTCAAGCTCAACGTCCCACGCGAGACCGTCGCGGAAGCCTGGGCCTGGGACGGGCGCCTGACCCTGGAATTCAGCGGCAGCCGCCCGGCCGTACGCAGCGTGGAGATCGCCAAGGTAGAGGTGCCGACCCTGTTCCTGCTGGGCGACTCCACCGTCAGCGACCAGCCGGGAGAGCCCTACAACAGCTGGGGCCAGATGCTGCCGCGCTTCTTCAAGCCCGCGGTGGCCGTGGCCAACTATGCGCAGTCGGGCGAGACCTACCGCGATTCGCTCGCCAAGCGCCGCATCGACAAGATCCTCACCCAGATGAAGCCCGGGGACACGCTCTTGATGCAGTACGGTCACAACGACCAGAAGCAGATCGCCGCCGGCAAGGGCGGCCCTTTCACCACCTACAAGGCCGAGATCAAGACCCACGTCGAGATGGTGCGCGCCAGGGGCGGCCTGCCGGTCATCGTCTCGTCCATGGAGCGCCGCCGCTTCGACGACGCGGGCCGGGTGGTGCCGACCCTGAGCGACTATGCCGAAGCGGCGCGCCAGTCGGCCCGGGAACTGGGCGTGCCCTTTATCGACCTGCATGCGATGAGCCAGACCATGTACGCGGCGCTCGGGGTCGAGGGCTCGAAGGCCGCGTTCGCCCTGCCGGCCCCGAAACCGCTGGACAACACCCACCACAACAACTACGGCAGCTATGAGCTGGCCAAGGCCGTCGTGCTCGGCATGCGCCGCGCCGGGCTGCCGGTCGCCAGCCAGGTGGTCGACGATTTCGCCTTCGACCCGGCCCACCCCGACCCGGTCGCACAGTTCGCCGTGCCGCCGAGCCCGGGCCGCACCCAGGAACGTCCGCTCGGCGACGAGGACCGGCGCGACCCGCGGGCCGCCAAATGA
- a CDS encoding DUF4861 family protein yields the protein MNRRLTATALTALSALFTVGAAASAAERLTVTVSHTLDIARPAETIAIPWTKVSEALPQALNQQLVVKDAAGRVLPYQVTNIAPTGKDPKFIGAAYGELLFQVGFRPGEKRTTVTIEKAGATVPPFPARTYARFVQERLDDFAWESDKLAHRAYGPALAAPAPAGSDKEVLVTSGMDIWFKRVPYPIVDRWYNIGHDHYHVDEGEGIDMYNVGTTRGAGGTGIWNGKQLFVGSNYKSWKILANGPVRTVFELHYDGWDAAGVQVSEVKRFTVDAGRYFDRIDSTFSFAGPQQLTAAVGLNKRPSDKGQEVKVDFSQDRQDGSLVQWVTQKSFGDFGVALIVPNASGFAADERNALVTVPVASGQPVHYHVGAAWTRGSPFATQADWRRHVAEEAARLRAPVAVSLSASR from the coding sequence ATGAACCGACGCCTTACCGCCACCGCCCTCACTGCCCTCTCTGCCCTGTTCACCGTCGGCGCCGCCGCCAGCGCCGCCGAACGCCTGACGGTCACCGTCAGCCACACCCTCGACATCGCCCGCCCGGCCGAGACCATCGCCATTCCCTGGACCAAGGTCAGCGAAGCCCTTCCGCAAGCGCTGAACCAGCAACTGGTGGTCAAGGACGCCGCCGGCCGCGTCCTGCCCTACCAGGTCACCAACATCGCCCCTACCGGCAAGGATCCGAAGTTCATCGGCGCCGCCTATGGCGAACTGCTGTTCCAGGTCGGCTTCAGGCCGGGCGAGAAGCGCACCACCGTCACCATCGAGAAGGCCGGCGCCACCGTGCCGCCCTTCCCGGCCAGGACCTATGCGCGCTTCGTGCAGGAACGCCTCGACGACTTCGCCTGGGAGAGCGACAAGCTGGCCCATCGCGCGTACGGCCCGGCGCTGGCCGCGCCGGCGCCTGCGGGCAGCGACAAGGAAGTGCTGGTCACCAGCGGCATGGACATCTGGTTCAAGCGCGTCCCGTATCCGATCGTCGACCGCTGGTACAACATCGGCCACGACCACTACCACGTCGACGAAGGCGAAGGCATCGACATGTACAACGTCGGCACCACCCGCGGCGCGGGCGGCACCGGCATCTGGAACGGCAAGCAGCTGTTCGTCGGCAGCAACTACAAGAGCTGGAAGATCCTGGCCAACGGCCCGGTGCGCACCGTGTTCGAGCTCCATTACGACGGCTGGGACGCCGCCGGCGTCCAGGTCTCCGAGGTCAAGCGCTTTACCGTGGACGCGGGCCGCTACTTCGACCGCATCGACAGCACCTTCAGCTTCGCCGGCCCGCAACAACTCACCGCCGCCGTGGGCCTGAACAAGCGGCCCAGCGACAAGGGCCAGGAAGTGAAGGTCGACTTCAGCCAGGACAGGCAGGACGGCAGCCTGGTGCAATGGGTCACCCAGAAAAGCTTCGGCGACTTCGGCGTAGCGCTGATCGTGCCGAACGCCTCCGGCTTCGCCGCCGACGAACGCAACGCGCTGGTGACGGTCCCGGTGGCTTCCGGCCAGCCGGTGCACTACCACGTGGGCGCGGCCTGGACCCGCGGCAGCCCCTTCGCCACCCAGGCCGACTGGCGGCGTCACGTCGCCGAGGAAGCCGCGCGCCTGCGCGCGCCGGTGGCGGTCAGCCTGTCCGCGAGCCGCTGA
- a CDS encoding glycoside hydrolase family 43 protein yields the protein MRRRAALGALAGGALLAGCARLRTKASDEAYLFAYFTGNGADGLHLAASHDGYAWEALHGGASLLAPTVGTKLMRDPSLVRGPDGLFHMVWTSGWNDKGIGYASSPDLLDWSPQRLLPVMSHEAGALNAWAPEIFHDARRGHYLILWSSTIPGRFPDTDGKSEEKYNHRIYATTTRDFIGFTPTRLYYDPGFSVIDATLAHAFGRDWLLVKDETRYPPKKHLRVAPASNFDGPFGPPGAPITPSGLWSEGPSVLRVGDEVIVYYDAYTAGHYGAMRTRDMVHWEDVTARLRFPGAGTRQRVRHGTAFAVSVALLERIRAARP from the coding sequence ATGAGGCGCCGGGCTGCGCTGGGCGCGCTGGCCGGCGGCGCCCTGCTGGCCGGCTGCGCGCGGCTGCGTACCAAAGCGAGCGACGAGGCCTACCTGTTCGCCTATTTCACCGGCAACGGCGCCGACGGCCTGCACCTGGCCGCCAGCCACGACGGCTACGCATGGGAAGCCTTGCACGGCGGCGCCAGCCTGCTGGCGCCCACCGTGGGCACGAAACTGATGCGCGACCCGAGCCTGGTGCGCGGGCCGGACGGCCTGTTCCACATGGTCTGGACCAGCGGCTGGAACGACAAGGGCATCGGCTACGCCTCCTCGCCCGACCTGCTGGACTGGTCGCCCCAGCGGCTACTCCCGGTAATGTCGCACGAAGCGGGCGCGCTGAACGCCTGGGCGCCCGAGATCTTCCACGATGCGCGCCGCGGGCACTACCTGATCCTGTGGTCCTCGACCATCCCCGGACGCTTCCCCGACACCGACGGCAAGAGCGAAGAAAAATACAACCACCGCATCTACGCCACCACCACGCGCGACTTCATCGGCTTCACGCCGACACGCCTGTACTACGATCCGGGCTTCTCCGTGATCGACGCCACCCTCGCGCACGCTTTCGGGCGCGACTGGCTGCTGGTGAAGGACGAGACCCGCTATCCGCCAAAGAAGCACCTGCGGGTGGCGCCGGCATCGAACTTCGACGGCCCGTTCGGGCCGCCGGGCGCGCCGATCACCCCGTCCGGGTTATGGAGCGAGGGGCCGAGCGTGCTGCGGGTGGGGGACGAGGTGATCGTGTACTACGACGCCTATACGGCAGGACACTACGGCGCCATGCGTACGCGCGACATGGTGCACTGGGAAGACGTGACGGCCAGATTGCGCTTCCCCGGCGCCGGCACCAGGCAGCGGGTGCGGCACGGAACGGCGTTTGCGGTGTCGGTGGCGCTGCTGGAGCGGATCAGGGCAGCAAGGCCCTGA
- a CDS encoding Tat pathway signal sequence domain protein, producing MAPLSRRNFFKTGALAAALPFGVRAAQAASTSQPAPAPASPTVADLSWLEGAPALMAGTTFGVPWPRGALRKDQAFALSAVGGSGGELACQSWPIAYWPDGSLKWTAHALPAQGAMPARLQVRPGKAHLPAQALAIVERPDAIVVDTGVIVCTVPRQGGEIIRSIRRNAGGGGGRDIARAARLVALSDDQPDGGDGTTRHSAYQSRLTRVSLEQRGPVRSVVKLEGMHRALEGSRSWLPFTVRLYFYAGAESVRIMHSFVFDGDEQKDFLRGIGLRFDVPLPDEPHNRHVRFGGEAGGLWAEGVRNLTGLRRDPGEAVRKAQLAGQGIATPEIAERVRKNMQYVPAWGDYSLSQLSPDSFRIRKRTKAGHGWIDAAWGRRAPGLGYIGGAGGGVAFGMRDFWQRHPTQLDIRDAHTDAAQVTLWMWSPDAPAMDLRFYHDGMGMDTHPEELQALDITYEDYEKGFGTPVGVARSSELTLWALDATPARERLVQMATQVQTPPQLVAAPAHILATRVFGNMWALPDRSTPAKAAIEDRLDAHFDFYRKEVEQRRWYGFWDHGDVRHTYDADRHEWRYDVGGYAWANSELSPDLWLWYSFLRSGRADIFRMGEAMVRHTSDVDTYHLGRFAGLGSRHNVQHWGCSAKQVRISTAVYRRMYYYLTADERIGDVMRETLDADRRLDAVDPVRKLADQPPKGPYPVRASFGTDWASLAANWLTEWERSGSIKYRDKILTGMRDIAAMPHGFFNAERMGYEPDSGHLHNMIGDGVAASHLNAVFGAVEIFDELINLTGDQAFEQAWLAYCELYNAPSEEQRRRLGKTHGGTDALYLGNSRMTAYAAWKRKDPVLARRAWQEFTGGKRPYPAFAPQRVDGAAVLRPVNEVPWVTTNDTAQWGLAAIQNLALIGDALPAS from the coding sequence ATGGCTCCGCTGTCCCGCCGCAACTTCTTCAAGACCGGCGCCCTGGCCGCGGCGCTGCCCTTCGGCGTGCGCGCCGCCCAGGCCGCATCGACTTCGCAGCCGGCGCCGGCGCCGGCGTCCCCGACGGTCGCCGACCTGAGCTGGCTGGAAGGCGCGCCGGCCCTGATGGCCGGCACCACCTTCGGCGTACCCTGGCCACGCGGGGCCCTGCGCAAGGACCAGGCCTTCGCCCTGTCCGCCGTCGGCGGGTCCGGCGGCGAGCTGGCCTGCCAGAGCTGGCCGATCGCCTACTGGCCGGACGGCTCGCTGAAATGGACCGCGCACGCTCTGCCGGCCCAGGGAGCGATGCCGGCCCGCCTGCAAGTACGTCCCGGCAAGGCGCACCTGCCGGCCCAGGCGCTGGCGATCGTCGAGCGCCCCGACGCGATCGTGGTCGACACCGGCGTCATCGTATGTACCGTCCCGCGCCAGGGCGGCGAGATCATCCGCAGCATCCGGCGCAATGCTGGCGGCGGCGGCGGGCGCGACATCGCACGCGCCGCCAGGCTGGTCGCCCTGAGCGACGACCAGCCGGACGGCGGCGACGGCACTACCCGCCACAGCGCATACCAAAGCCGGCTCACCCGCGTGTCGCTCGAGCAGCGCGGCCCGGTGCGCAGCGTCGTGAAACTCGAGGGCATGCACCGCGCGCTGGAGGGCAGCCGCTCCTGGCTGCCGTTCACCGTGCGCCTGTACTTCTACGCCGGCGCCGAATCGGTACGCATCATGCACAGCTTCGTGTTCGACGGCGACGAGCAGAAAGACTTCCTGCGCGGGATCGGGCTGCGCTTCGATGTGCCGCTGCCTGACGAGCCGCACAACCGCCACGTGCGCTTCGGCGGCGAGGCCGGCGGCCTGTGGGCCGAAGGCGTGCGCAACCTCACCGGCCTGCGGCGCGACCCGGGCGAAGCGGTACGCAAGGCCCAGCTGGCCGGCCAGGGAATCGCCACGCCCGAGATCGCCGAACGGGTGCGCAAGAACATGCAATACGTTCCGGCCTGGGGCGACTACAGCCTGTCGCAGCTGTCTCCCGACAGCTTCCGCATCCGCAAGCGCACCAAGGCGGGCCATGGCTGGATCGACGCCGCCTGGGGCAGGCGCGCGCCGGGCCTCGGCTACATCGGCGGCGCGGGCGGCGGCGTGGCCTTCGGCATGCGCGACTTCTGGCAGCGCCACCCGACCCAGCTCGACATCCGCGACGCCCACACGGACGCGGCCCAGGTCACCTTGTGGATGTGGTCCCCCGACGCGCCGGCGATGGACCTGCGCTTCTACCATGACGGCATGGGCATGGACACCCACCCCGAGGAACTGCAGGCGCTGGACATCACCTACGAGGATTACGAAAAAGGTTTCGGCACCCCGGTCGGCGTCGCCCGCAGCAGCGAATTGACCCTGTGGGCGCTGGACGCGACCCCGGCGCGCGAGCGCCTGGTGCAGATGGCGACGCAGGTCCAGACGCCGCCGCAGCTGGTGGCGGCGCCCGCCCACATCCTGGCCACCCGCGTGTTCGGCAACATGTGGGCCCTGCCCGACCGCTCGACCCCGGCCAAGGCCGCCATCGAAGACCGGCTCGACGCCCACTTCGACTTCTACCGCAAGGAAGTCGAGCAGCGCCGCTGGTACGGCTTCTGGGACCATGGCGACGTGCGCCACACCTACGACGCCGATCGCCACGAATGGCGCTACGACGTGGGCGGCTACGCCTGGGCCAACTCCGAACTCTCGCCCGACCTGTGGCTGTGGTACTCCTTCCTGCGCAGCGGCCGCGCCGACATCTTCCGCATGGGCGAAGCGATGGTGCGCCACACCAGCGACGTCGACACCTATCACCTGGGCCGCTTCGCCGGGCTGGGCTCGCGCCACAACGTCCAGCATTGGGGCTGCAGCGCCAAGCAGGTGCGCATCAGCACCGCGGTCTACCGCCGCATGTATTACTACCTGACCGCGGACGAGCGCATCGGCGACGTGATGCGCGAGACCCTCGACGCCGACCGGCGCCTGGACGCCGTCGATCCGGTGCGCAAGCTGGCCGACCAGCCACCCAAGGGCCCCTACCCGGTGCGCGCCAGCTTCGGCACCGACTGGGCCTCGCTGGCCGCCAACTGGCTGACCGAATGGGAACGCAGCGGCAGCATCAAGTATCGCGACAAGATCCTGACCGGCATGCGCGACATCGCCGCCATGCCGCACGGCTTCTTCAATGCCGAACGCATGGGCTACGAGCCGGACAGCGGCCACCTGCACAACATGATCGGCGACGGCGTGGCCGCCTCGCACCTGAACGCGGTGTTCGGCGCGGTCGAGATCTTCGACGAGCTGATCAACCTTACCGGCGACCAGGCCTTCGAGCAGGCCTGGCTCGCCTATTGCGAGCTGTACAACGCGCCGAGCGAGGAGCAGCGCCGCCGCCTCGGCAAGACGCATGGCGGCACCGATGCGCTCTACCTCGGCAATTCGCGCATGACGGCCTACGCGGCCTGGAAACGCAAGGACCCCGTTCTGGCGCGCCGCGCCTGGCAGGAATTCACCGGCGGCAAGCGGCCCTATCCGGCATTCGCACCGCAGCGTGTCGATGGCGCAGCCGTGCTCAGGCCGGTGAACGAAGTGCCATGGGTGACCACCAACGACACGGCGCAGTGGGGCCTGGCCGCGATCCAGAACCTGGCCCTGATCGGCGACGCCCTGCCGGCCTCCTGA